Proteins co-encoded in one Capnocytophaga ochracea DSM 7271 genomic window:
- a CDS encoding DMT family transporter, producing the protein MKDIVKGYLAAFISAVTYGMIPLFMIPIKQQGFSVDAALFYRFITASLFIMFYLFYRKETLRITPREVFIFLILGLLYALSAEFLFLAYDLLSPGIASTIFFMYPLIVALALGVFFKEHITFPTILALFIVLIGVFLLSVKDVTNFSINYVGAGVSLLGAVSYALYMLIVNKSKISASGIKVSFYSTLFSSVYFLVKLWVIGTPLPIPEVKMSLLLTSFGIVTTLFSIITLIYAIRMIGSTPTAIIGVMEPIVAVAISIWIFQQESLTTNLIIGVLLIIIAVMIDILKRKK; encoded by the coding sequence ATGAAAGATATAGTAAAAGGGTATTTAGCAGCTTTTATTTCAGCGGTTACTTATGGTATGATTCCGCTGTTTATGATTCCTATTAAGCAGCAAGGTTTTTCGGTAGATGCGGCACTTTTCTATCGCTTTATTACAGCGAGTCTTTTTATTATGTTTTATCTTTTCTACCGAAAAGAGACACTGCGCATTACCCCTCGTGAAGTGTTTATCTTCCTTATTTTAGGATTGCTGTACGCCCTTTCAGCTGAATTTCTCTTTCTTGCCTACGATTTGCTCTCTCCAGGCATTGCTTCTACTATATTTTTTATGTATCCACTAATAGTAGCACTTGCTTTGGGTGTTTTCTTCAAAGAACATATTACTTTTCCTACGATTTTAGCACTTTTTATTGTATTAATAGGTGTTTTCTTACTCAGTGTAAAAGATGTAACAAACTTTTCAATCAACTATGTAGGGGCAGGAGTATCATTACTTGGGGCAGTTTCGTATGCACTCTATATGCTCATTGTCAATAAGTCTAAAATATCGGCTTCAGGAATAAAAGTATCGTTTTATTCTACCTTATTTTCTTCAGTTTATTTTCTTGTAAAACTATGGGTTATAGGCACCCCTCTCCCCATTCCAGAAGTAAAAATGAGTTTACTGCTCACAAGTTTCGGTATAGTAACTACTTTGTTTTCTATCATCACCCTTATTTATGCTATCAGAATGATAGGTTCTACTCCTACGGCTATTATTGGGGTAATGGAGCCCATTGTAGCAGTAGCTATTAGTATTTGGATATTTCAACAAGAAAGTCTTACAACAAATCTTATTATAGGAGTGCTACTCATTATCATTGCAGTAATGATAGATATCTTAAAAAGAAAAAAGTAG
- a CDS encoding diacylglycerol kinase family protein yields MEFIRKRLKSLQYVFQGLFYLIKNEPPVMVHIVISLVWVILGFCFGITTNEWIVQLLCIAIVLSVEGLNTAVEKLCDFIHPDHHKTIGIIKDVAAGSVGFAVIPVSIVLCIIYYPYVMELF; encoded by the coding sequence ATGGAATTTATAAGAAAAAGACTCAAAAGCTTACAATATGTATTTCAAGGTTTGTTTTATTTAATAAAGAATGAACCCCCAGTGATGGTACACATCGTTATCTCTTTAGTATGGGTGATTTTAGGCTTTTGTTTCGGCATTACTACCAATGAGTGGATTGTACAACTGTTGTGTATCGCTATAGTGTTATCAGTTGAAGGACTCAATACAGCCGTTGAGAAACTCTGCGACTTCATCCACCCCGATCATCATAAAACTATTGGGATTATCAAAGATGTTGCTGCCGGAAGTGTAGGCTTTGCTGTGATACCTGTAAGCATTGTACTCTGTATCATCTATTATCCTTATGTAATGGAACTCTTTTAA
- the metG gene encoding methionine--tRNA ligase, which produces MSKRYTITAALPYTNGPIHIGHLAGVYVPADIFARYQRLKNNDVAFICGSDEHGVAISIKAKKEGTTPQAIIDKYHAIIKQSFADFGISFDNYSRTSAPIHHQTASDFFKKLYEQGDFIEEISEQLYDEEAHQFLADRFVIGTCPKCGNPEAYGDQCERCGSSLNATDLIDPKSSITGSKPTLKATKHWFLPLNRYQEFLEKWILEGHKSDWKPNVYGQVKSWLDDELKPRAVTRDLDWGIPVPVEGAEGKVLYVWFDAPIGYISSTKEWAEREGKDWRPYWQDSDTQLVHFIGKDNIVFHCIIFPAMLKAEGSFILPANVPANEFLNLEGNKLSTSKNWAVWLHEYLQDFPNQQDVLRYVLTANAPETKDNDFTWKDFQARNNNELVAIFGNFINRVAVLTQKYYEGVVPQADTYNNVDNETLRQITELTDKIEQSLERYRFREAQQELMNMARLGNKYLADEEPWKLIKTDPERVKTVMYIALQIATALAVASEPFLPFTSEKLKRMLQLGTITWESLKTNATELLKAGHRIGVVELLFEKIEDAAIEKQLQRLENTKLANKQEAQANAETEVAPQKELISYDDFAKMDIRIGTILEAEKMPKADKLLVLKVDTGIDKRTIVSGIAQSFAPEEIIGKKVTVLVNLAPRKLRGVESQGMILMVENSEGKYTFINPDADGITNGTEVK; this is translated from the coding sequence ATGTCTAAACGTTATACCATTACGGCAGCCCTACCCTATACCAATGGACCTATTCACATCGGTCATTTGGCGGGAGTATATGTGCCAGCTGATATTTTTGCACGTTATCAACGCTTAAAAAACAACGATGTAGCCTTTATTTGCGGAAGCGATGAACACGGAGTAGCCATCTCTATCAAAGCCAAAAAAGAAGGTACTACCCCACAGGCTATTATCGATAAATACCACGCGATTATCAAGCAATCGTTTGCTGATTTTGGCATTTCATTCGACAACTATTCGCGTACTTCTGCCCCTATCCATCACCAAACAGCTTCCGATTTCTTCAAAAAACTATATGAACAAGGTGATTTTATAGAAGAAATATCCGAACAACTCTATGATGAAGAGGCACACCAATTCCTTGCCGACCGCTTTGTGATTGGTACTTGTCCGAAATGTGGTAACCCCGAGGCTTACGGCGATCAATGCGAGCGTTGTGGTAGTTCACTCAACGCTACCGACCTCATCGACCCTAAATCGTCAATCACAGGTAGCAAACCTACGCTAAAAGCTACCAAACACTGGTTTTTACCCCTCAATCGTTACCAAGAGTTTTTGGAAAAATGGATATTAGAAGGTCACAAATCCGATTGGAAACCTAATGTATATGGGCAGGTAAAAAGTTGGTTAGACGACGAACTCAAACCGCGTGCTGTAACCCGCGACCTCGATTGGGGAATTCCCGTACCCGTAGAAGGCGCTGAAGGCAAAGTACTCTACGTGTGGTTCGATGCGCCTATCGGTTATATTTCTTCTACTAAAGAGTGGGCTGAACGCGAAGGCAAAGACTGGCGTCCTTATTGGCAAGACAGTGATACCCAATTGGTGCATTTCATTGGGAAAGACAATATCGTATTCCATTGCATTATCTTCCCAGCAATGCTCAAGGCTGAAGGTAGCTTTATACTGCCTGCAAATGTGCCTGCTAATGAGTTCCTAAACTTAGAAGGCAACAAGCTCTCTACCTCCAAAAACTGGGCTGTGTGGTTACACGAGTACTTGCAAGATTTTCCTAATCAGCAAGATGTATTGCGTTATGTTCTTACCGCCAATGCTCCCGAAACCAAAGACAACGACTTTACTTGGAAAGACTTCCAAGCGCGTAACAACAACGAACTTGTGGCTATCTTTGGGAATTTCATCAATCGCGTGGCAGTGCTAACGCAGAAATATTATGAAGGAGTAGTACCACAAGCAGATACTTATAATAACGTAGATAATGAAACACTTCGTCAAATCACAGAACTTACCGATAAGATAGAACAATCATTAGAACGTTACCGTTTTCGCGAAGCCCAACAAGAACTGATGAATATGGCGCGCTTAGGCAATAAATATTTAGCTGATGAAGAACCCTGGAAACTCATCAAAACCGACCCTGAGCGCGTAAAGACTGTAATGTACATAGCTTTACAAATTGCAACAGCTTTGGCAGTTGCTAGCGAACCTTTCTTGCCTTTCACCTCCGAGAAACTCAAACGTATGTTGCAATTGGGGACAATTACTTGGGAGAGTCTAAAAACAAACGCCACCGAATTGCTAAAAGCAGGACATCGCATAGGTGTTGTAGAACTTCTTTTCGAAAAGATTGAAGATGCCGCTATCGAAAAGCAATTACAGCGTTTAGAGAACACTAAATTAGCTAATAAGCAAGAAGCCCAAGCCAATGCTGAAACTGAAGTAGCTCCACAAAAAGAACTCATCAGTTACGATGATTTTGCAAAGATGGATATTCGCATTGGTACTATCTTGGAAGCTGAAAAGATGCCTAAGGCAGATAAACTCCTCGTTTTAAAAGTAGATACAGGTATTGATAAACGTACTATCGTTTCGGGTATAGCCCAAAGTTTCGCTCCTGAGGAGATTATAGGTAAAAAGGTAACTGTATTGGTAAACCTTGCTCCGCGCAAACTACGCGGTGTAGAAAGCCAAGGAATGATACTAATGGTAGAAAATTCCGAAGGCAAATACACCTTCATCAATCCTGATGCCGATGGAATTACTAATGGTACTGAAGTAAAATAA
- a CDS encoding YfcC family protein, whose protein sequence is MKKLKFPTPYTVLMLVIVLAASLTFLLPSGSYSTLQYDKQQDSFVIHTANNSYTVPATQEQLDGLGIHIQLSKFKDEKIKKPISIPNTYVQSVPHPQGAKSVLFAPIRGIYDSIEVILFVLILGGFIGVFNSSGALNMGVGYLAHRLKGREGILIVLLTTLLALGGTSFGLAEETLAFYPMLVPIFLAAGYDLMVPLAVIYIGSNVGSMASTTNPFAVIIASDAAGVDWTSGLSIRVIALAVCVLISIIYIIRYAEKVRKHPEKSIVYGVVLPEIYNANAPEKTTSLELSTKIELLVFALSFIVMIVGVSQWEWWFQEMTALFLVAAVVIAILQRSSEQQFISQFMAGARDLLSVAFIIGIARGVSFILNDGQISGTILHYATDLVQGMSPMVFLPMLMLVFGVLSLFIASSSGMAVLTMPIIGSLASVVGVEGHSVVNAYLFGMGIMGLITPTGLILPSLAMVNINYKQWLQFCMPLVIIFAVVLTILLWI, encoded by the coding sequence ATGAAAAAACTCAAATTTCCTACCCCTTACACCGTACTGATGCTGGTGATAGTGTTGGCTGCGAGCCTTACTTTTTTGTTGCCATCGGGGTCATATAGCACTTTGCAATATGATAAGCAACAAGACTCTTTTGTGATACACACTGCAAATAATTCTTATACTGTACCTGCTACTCAAGAACAACTCGACGGCTTGGGTATTCATATTCAGTTGAGCAAATTTAAAGATGAAAAAATTAAGAAACCTATTTCGATACCTAATACTTATGTGCAGAGTGTACCTCACCCGCAAGGAGCTAAATCTGTGCTTTTTGCACCTATACGAGGAATCTACGACAGTATAGAGGTGATTCTCTTCGTACTCATATTAGGGGGCTTTATAGGGGTGTTCAACAGTTCGGGAGCACTAAATATGGGCGTAGGCTATTTGGCACACCGACTCAAAGGGCGCGAGGGTATCCTTATCGTTCTGCTCACTACTCTGTTGGCGCTGGGAGGCACTTCCTTTGGATTAGCCGAAGAGACGCTTGCTTTCTACCCTATGTTAGTGCCTATTTTTTTAGCAGCGGGCTACGACTTAATGGTACCCTTAGCAGTGATTTACATAGGTTCAAATGTAGGCTCTATGGCATCGACTACCAATCCGTTTGCGGTAATTATTGCCTCAGATGCCGCCGGAGTAGATTGGACGTCGGGGCTTAGCATACGTGTGATAGCTTTAGCGGTATGTGTACTGATAAGCATTATTTATATTATTCGTTATGCCGAGAAAGTACGCAAACACCCCGAGAAGTCAATTGTGTATGGAGTAGTCCTCCCTGAAATTTACAATGCCAATGCCCCTGAAAAGACTACTTCCTTAGAGCTTTCTACTAAAATAGAGCTCTTAGTATTTGCGCTCTCGTTTATAGTGATGATTGTAGGTGTATCGCAATGGGAATGGTGGTTTCAAGAGATGACAGCTCTCTTCTTGGTAGCTGCTGTTGTGATTGCTATCTTACAACGCAGTAGTGAACAACAGTTTATCAGTCAGTTTATGGCAGGAGCACGCGATTTGCTGAGCGTAGCCTTTATCATAGGGATAGCCAGAGGGGTATCGTTTATACTGAACGACGGACAAATATCGGGTACGATTTTGCATTACGCCACCGACCTTGTACAAGGAATGTCGCCAATGGTCTTTTTGCCAATGCTGATGTTAGTATTTGGTGTACTGAGTTTATTTATAGCTTCTTCCTCAGGAATGGCGGTACTCACGATGCCTATCATAGGGTCACTGGCTTCGGTTGTGGGAGTAGAAGGGCACAGTGTGGTGAATGCTTATCTTTTTGGAATGGGTATTATGGGGCTTATCACCCCTACGGGACTTATCTTACCTTCACTAGCAATGGTGAATATTAACTACAAACAATGGTTGCAGTTTTGTATGCCATTGGTGATTATCTTTGCAGTAGTACTTACTATCTTATTGTGGATTTAA
- a CDS encoding aminotransferase class V-fold PLP-dependent enzyme: MKSILEIRTDFPILSRTIHNKPLIYFDNGATSQTPTQVIEAIVHYYSYQNANIHRGVHTLSQEATDAYEEARKKLQRHFNARKSSEILFTAGTTHGINLVANGYSALMQERDEVIISASEHHSNIVPWQLACQRSGATLKVIPMNEKGILDLEVYNQLLNKRTKIVCVQHVSNALGNIHPIEEIIEKAHRVGAVVLVDGAQAAPHLQPDMQTLDVDFYAVSAHKMYGPTGIGALYGKEELLLQLPPYQGGGEMIKEVHFEESTYADLPYKFEAGTPNICGGIAFGTTIDYIQQLGMEAIATHEHKLLEYAIAKLQNIEGITLYGNDDLSKRTAVISFNLQNIHPYDVGVILDQFGIAVRTGHHCAQPIMDFYCIPGTVRASFAVYNTFEEIDTFVEAVKKAQKMLS, encoded by the coding sequence ATGAAAAGTATTCTTGAAATAAGAACAGACTTCCCTATACTCTCACGCACTATTCATAACAAACCTCTTATCTATTTTGATAATGGAGCAACTTCGCAAACACCTACACAAGTGATAGAGGCAATAGTGCATTATTACAGTTACCAAAATGCTAATATACACCGTGGAGTACACACTCTCAGCCAAGAAGCTACTGATGCTTATGAAGAAGCGAGGAAGAAACTACAGCGCCACTTCAATGCCCGTAAAAGCTCTGAAATTCTTTTTACTGCGGGAACTACACACGGTATTAATTTAGTGGCTAACGGTTATAGCGCACTGATGCAAGAGAGAGACGAAGTAATTATTTCGGCTTCAGAACACCACAGCAATATAGTGCCTTGGCAATTAGCTTGCCAACGGAGTGGAGCTACCTTAAAAGTAATCCCGATGAATGAGAAAGGAATTTTGGACTTAGAGGTGTATAACCAACTGCTAAATAAACGTACGAAGATAGTGTGTGTACAGCACGTATCGAACGCCTTAGGAAATATTCACCCTATAGAAGAAATTATAGAAAAAGCACACCGTGTAGGAGCTGTTGTATTAGTAGATGGAGCACAAGCAGCCCCACATTTGCAACCCGATATGCAAACTCTCGATGTTGATTTCTATGCTGTTTCAGCTCATAAAATGTACGGACCTACGGGGATAGGAGCGTTGTATGGTAAAGAAGAATTACTATTACAATTACCTCCTTATCAAGGAGGGGGAGAAATGATAAAAGAAGTGCATTTTGAAGAGAGTACTTATGCCGACCTCCCTTATAAGTTTGAAGCAGGTACTCCTAATATTTGTGGAGGTATTGCGTTTGGAACTACAATTGACTATATACAGCAATTGGGAATGGAAGCTATTGCTACACACGAACACAAACTATTAGAATATGCTATCGCTAAATTACAAAATATAGAAGGCATTACTCTTTACGGTAATGATGATTTGAGTAAGCGTACCGCTGTTATATCATTTAACTTACAAAACATTCACCCTTACGATGTAGGTGTAATTCTCGACCAATTTGGAATTGCTGTACGTACGGGGCATCATTGTGCCCAACCTATTATGGACTTCTACTGCATACCAGGTACAGTTCGTGCCAGCTTTGCTGTTTACAATACCTTTGAAGAAATAGATACCTTTGTAGAAGCTGTAAAAAAAGCTCAGAAAATGTTAAGCTGA
- a CDS encoding PD-(D/E)XK nuclease family protein: MSYLQEVITDVLENYSDKIERLVFVTTGKRPALFLKKHFAEQIKHATIAPEFIGIADLFTRISDVQPISNLPLLFEFYDCYVKTCKDTPDSFEEFLSWGQTALKDFSEIDQYLVNPDKIFPYIHALKEVEHWSGMDELSEMQKKHLAFWNSLGDYYFALNSKLTKMGKGYGGFIAKKAVEELPKYLQTHSNSIHIFVGFNALSKAEQHVIQSILMDLGGEIYWDGDTYFLNNPTHDAGFFLRKYINSWRYYQTHKPKFIQSNYEKEKELYLTGVPKSINQAHSVAELLKNTPAKALEKTALIIADENLLIPVLQAVQPKTSVNITMGYPLQQTPLNDLFVAYFRLHLSKSFYHKDILNLLSQPFLHTLLKEEVVRHISQYIKTHNLTYITRKKLFESVDETEHEMLSLLFPDAKGKALIITLIDNAITLIYRLKAQIDPESNTHLLTQEYAYRFFQLFNQLKQLQEQYGYIDSVKTLYHFYLDVLQKSSLNFRGEPLEGLQVMGVLESRSLDFERVIITSVNEGVLPLGKSDNSLIPYDVKYELELPTYKERDAVYSYNFYRILQRAKQVHLFYDTEMNSLKSKEKSRFILQLLAEKIPTHKVVHQIKAPEVYPAVLRPINIKKTTSVIDALKALAEKGISPSALTTYIRNPLTFYEQQVLQVYEEKEVEETVEARTFGNIVHGILEDLYTPFLNEILTEEHIKKMQLLVLPTIEKRFEEEYRSTDFRTGKNWLIFNVIEKYVRSFLTLELNEIKSGIEIIPLYLEQKIKIPFQASHLPFLVNFKGIIDRVDRRNGVLHIIDYKTGIVEETDVRIKDWNNLITDIKYGKAFQLLTYAYMITQHFKIDEPMIVANLSFKRLQKGFLRFHTYIDKVKDCDVTAQTLALYSQYTEQLLQEIFDIERPFYEKL, encoded by the coding sequence ATGAGTTATCTACAAGAAGTTATTACTGATGTTTTGGAAAACTATTCTGATAAGATAGAGCGTCTTGTGTTTGTTACTACGGGTAAACGCCCTGCACTCTTCCTCAAAAAACACTTTGCCGAGCAGATAAAGCACGCTACCATTGCCCCTGAGTTCATCGGCATAGCCGACCTATTTACGCGTATTTCGGACGTGCAACCTATCAGCAATTTGCCTTTGCTCTTTGAGTTTTACGATTGTTATGTAAAAACTTGCAAAGATACCCCCGATAGCTTTGAAGAGTTCCTCAGCTGGGGACAAACGGCTCTCAAAGATTTTAGTGAAATCGACCAATATTTAGTAAATCCCGATAAGATATTTCCTTATATTCACGCCCTCAAAGAAGTAGAACATTGGTCGGGTATGGACGAACTTAGCGAGATGCAGAAAAAGCACTTAGCATTTTGGAACAGCCTCGGCGATTACTATTTTGCCCTCAACAGTAAACTCACCAAAATGGGTAAAGGTTATGGTGGTTTCATCGCCAAAAAAGCTGTAGAAGAACTCCCCAAATACCTGCAAACACACAGCAATAGCATTCATATATTCGTCGGTTTCAACGCCCTTTCCAAAGCCGAACAACACGTTATACAATCAATACTAATGGATTTAGGCGGTGAAATTTATTGGGACGGCGATACTTATTTTTTAAACAACCCTACTCACGATGCAGGGTTCTTCTTGCGAAAATATATAAACAGTTGGCGTTATTACCAAACCCATAAACCTAAGTTCATACAAAGCAATTACGAAAAAGAGAAAGAACTTTATCTTACGGGAGTGCCCAAAAGCATCAATCAGGCACATAGTGTAGCCGAACTACTCAAAAATACCCCTGCCAAAGCATTGGAAAAAACCGCCCTCATCATCGCTGATGAGAATTTGCTCATACCTGTATTACAAGCCGTGCAACCCAAAACAAGTGTGAACATCACGATGGGGTACCCTTTGCAACAAACGCCTCTCAACGACCTTTTTGTCGCCTATTTCCGCTTGCATCTCTCCAAGAGTTTTTACCATAAAGATATACTGAACCTGCTCTCTCAACCTTTCTTGCACACCTTGCTAAAAGAAGAAGTGGTGCGCCATATTTCGCAGTATATCAAAACGCACAACCTCACTTATATCACCCGTAAAAAGCTATTCGAGTCGGTAGATGAAACCGAACACGAGATGCTCTCCTTGCTATTCCCTGATGCCAAAGGCAAAGCACTCATCATTACCCTTATCGACAATGCTATTACGCTTATCTATCGCCTAAAAGCACAAATCGACCCTGAGAGCAATACTCATCTACTCACTCAAGAGTATGCTTATCGCTTCTTCCAGTTATTCAATCAGTTGAAACAGTTACAAGAGCAGTACGGCTATATCGATTCGGTGAAAACGCTTTATCATTTTTATTTAGATGTATTACAGAAGAGTTCGCTCAATTTCCGCGGTGAGCCTTTGGAAGGCTTGCAAGTTATGGGTGTGTTGGAAAGCCGTAGTTTGGATTTTGAGCGCGTGATTATCACTTCGGTAAATGAAGGCGTATTACCTTTAGGCAAAAGCGACAACTCTCTGATTCCTTACGATGTGAAGTACGAACTGGAATTGCCTACCTACAAAGAGCGTGATGCGGTGTACAGTTACAACTTCTACCGTATTTTACAGCGCGCCAAACAAGTACACCTATTCTACGATACCGAGATGAATAGTCTGAAAAGCAAGGAGAAAAGTAGGTTTATTCTCCAATTGTTGGCAGAGAAAATTCCCACTCACAAGGTAGTGCACCAAATTAAGGCACCTGAGGTATACCCTGCTGTGTTACGACCGATTAACATCAAAAAAACGACCTCTGTAATCGATGCACTAAAGGCACTTGCCGAGAAAGGCATTTCACCTTCAGCACTAACTACTTATATCCGCAATCCACTCACGTTCTATGAGCAACAAGTACTACAGGTATACGAAGAAAAAGAAGTAGAAGAAACTGTTGAAGCCCGTACTTTTGGAAATATCGTACACGGCATTTTAGAAGATTTGTACACACCTTTCTTAAACGAAATACTCACTGAAGAGCACATTAAAAAAATGCAACTTTTGGTACTTCCCACTATCGAAAAACGCTTTGAAGAAGAGTACAGAAGTACTGATTTTAGGACGGGTAAAAACTGGCTTATTTTCAATGTAATAGAGAAGTATGTGCGTAGTTTTTTAACTTTAGAACTCAACGAAATAAAGAGTGGTATCGAAATCATTCCTCTGTATTTAGAACAGAAAATAAAAATACCTTTCCAAGCTTCTCACTTGCCTTTTCTTGTTAATTTCAAAGGGATTATCGACCGGGTGGATAGACGTAACGGAGTGTTGCACATTATCGACTACAAAACAGGTATTGTAGAAGAAACCGATGTGCGCATCAAAGATTGGAATAACCTCATTACCGATATTAAGTATGGCAAAGCCTTCCAACTCCTCACTTATGCTTATATGATTACCCAGCATTTCAAGATTGATGAACCGATGATAGTTGCCAACCTATCATTCAAGCGTTTGCAAAAAGGATTCTTGCGTTTCCACACCTATATCGACAAGGTAAAAGACTGTGATGTAACCGCTCAAACTCTCGCTTTGTACAGTCAGTATACCGAGCAACTATTGCAAGAAATCTTTGATATAGAGAGACCTTTTTACGAGAAACTATAG
- a CDS encoding rhomboid family intramembrane serine protease, translating into MNITFIIILLATIAMSYYGFKNPTFFNRYKFNVGAVQKGDYVRLVSSGFLHANWEHLIFNMISLYFFQDVIIGSMGNLMFLLIYFGSMLLGSVFSLYIYKKQPYYSAIGASGAVSGIIFAAIALYPTALSVNFLPGWLFGALYFGYSVFMMFNPQQGDNLGHAAHLGGALFGLAVVIIYAPEVVIRHAFYLGVMALPLGYMGVRLLKK; encoded by the coding sequence ATGAATATCACTTTTATTATCATTCTTCTTGCGACTATAGCAATGAGTTATTATGGATTTAAGAATCCTACTTTTTTCAACCGTTATAAGTTCAATGTAGGAGCAGTGCAAAAGGGCGATTATGTGCGATTGGTATCCTCAGGCTTCTTGCACGCCAACTGGGAACACCTCATTTTTAATATGATTTCACTCTACTTCTTTCAAGATGTGATTATCGGTTCTATGGGGAACCTAATGTTCTTGCTTATCTATTTTGGTTCAATGCTACTGGGGAGTGTGTTCAGTTTGTACATTTACAAAAAACAGCCCTATTACTCCGCCATAGGGGCTTCGGGAGCTGTATCGGGGATTATCTTTGCAGCTATTGCTCTATATCCTACAGCGTTAAGTGTAAACTTCTTACCGGGTTGGCTCTTTGGAGCATTATACTTTGGGTATTCGGTATTTATGATGTTCAACCCACAACAAGGAGACAATTTAGGGCACGCAGCTCATTTAGGTGGGGCACTCTTTGGCTTGGCAGTAGTAATAATCTACGCTCCTGAGGTAGTGATACGCCACGCTTTCTATTTGGGAGTAATGGCATTGCCTTTGGGCTATATGGGAGTGCGGTTGCTGAAGAAATGA